Proteins from a single region of Sphaerochaeta globosa str. Buddy:
- a CDS encoding NADH-dependent [FeFe] hydrogenase, group A6 — MDEQLITCIIDGNAITTQKGTRILDACMTAGIKIPTLCYLKDVSAHGSCGMCMVEVEGAKRLVRSCMHTVTAGMVIHTHTQRVLHARKLNLELILANHPLVCTTCERNLNCELQSLSQQLGVRTSRFPRTKKKFEELDVTSASLVRDPNACILCNRCVEVCSSMQSVSAIQLVGRGLKTKVATFYDQGLGNSVCTNCGQCSLVCPTAAITEKSQQQQVFDALSDPDLVVLVQTAPAIRVGLGEAMGLKEGSLVTGRMVSALRSLGFDKVFDTQFTADLTIMEEAYELIHRLTHQGELPMITSCSPGWIKFIETFYPEQVGHLSSCKSPQQMFGAIAKTFYAEQANLDPRKIRVVSIMPCTAKKFEAGRSEMDSSFDYWKEKMNLGEDERFCDVDWALTTRELAKMLKQVGIDFSALKEEAFDDPLGASTGGAVIFASSGGVMEAALRTAVEKLTGSVLAEVEFAQLRERTGIREAALQVGDSTIKVAVANTLSNARVLLDQIQGGTSPYAFIEVMTCPDGCLGGGGQPIPTNADIRLKRAQSIYEEDRHKPIRKSHENPAIQDLYARFLDQPLSEMSHHLLHTTYTKRQEYPLG; from the coding sequence ATGGATGAGCAGTTGATTACCTGTATCATTGATGGAAATGCCATCACTACCCAAAAGGGTACACGCATTCTCGATGCCTGCATGACTGCCGGCATCAAGATTCCGACACTCTGCTACCTCAAGGATGTATCCGCTCATGGATCGTGCGGCATGTGCATGGTGGAGGTGGAAGGGGCCAAGCGCTTGGTACGCTCCTGCATGCATACGGTGACAGCCGGTATGGTGATTCATACGCATACCCAGCGGGTGCTGCATGCCAGAAAACTCAACCTTGAGTTGATTCTGGCCAATCATCCGCTTGTATGCACCACATGTGAGCGCAATCTCAACTGCGAATTGCAATCGTTGAGCCAGCAATTGGGAGTCAGAACCAGTCGATTTCCCCGAACCAAGAAAAAGTTTGAGGAACTCGATGTCACCTCAGCCTCCCTCGTACGCGATCCCAATGCCTGCATACTCTGCAATCGGTGTGTCGAAGTGTGCTCCTCCATGCAGTCGGTCTCAGCCATCCAATTGGTGGGACGAGGTCTGAAGACAAAGGTTGCTACGTTTTATGACCAGGGCTTGGGCAATTCGGTATGTACGAATTGCGGTCAGTGCTCCCTGGTTTGTCCTACCGCCGCCATTACTGAAAAAAGCCAACAGCAACAGGTTTTCGACGCCCTCAGCGACCCTGACTTGGTGGTATTGGTCCAAACAGCCCCTGCTATCAGGGTGGGACTCGGGGAGGCGATGGGCCTGAAAGAAGGAAGCCTGGTGACGGGTCGGATGGTAAGCGCCCTCCGCTCCCTCGGTTTTGACAAGGTGTTCGATACCCAATTCACAGCCGACCTTACCATTATGGAAGAGGCCTATGAGTTGATCCATCGGCTTACCCACCAAGGAGAGCTTCCCATGATCACCAGCTGTTCGCCGGGGTGGATTAAGTTCATCGAGACGTTCTATCCCGAACAGGTGGGACACCTCTCATCCTGCAAATCACCGCAACAGATGTTTGGAGCCATTGCCAAGACTTTCTATGCTGAACAGGCCAACCTGGACCCCCGCAAGATTCGGGTGGTCTCGATCATGCCCTGTACAGCAAAAAAGTTTGAAGCCGGCCGCAGTGAAATGGACAGCTCCTTCGACTATTGGAAGGAAAAGATGAATCTTGGGGAGGATGAACGATTCTGTGATGTTGATTGGGCGTTGACCACACGCGAGCTTGCAAAAATGCTCAAGCAGGTCGGTATCGACTTTTCCGCACTCAAGGAAGAAGCATTCGATGATCCACTGGGAGCCTCAACCGGAGGAGCGGTCATATTCGCTTCTTCGGGCGGGGTAATGGAAGCAGCCCTACGAACTGCGGTGGAGAAATTGACAGGATCGGTCTTAGCGGAGGTAGAGTTTGCACAACTGCGGGAGCGTACAGGAATACGTGAAGCCGCCTTGCAGGTGGGTGATAGCACCATCAAGGTTGCTGTAGCCAATACGCTATCCAATGCACGGGTGCTGCTTGATCAGATACAGGGGGGGACAAGCCCGTATGCGTTCATCGAAGTAATGACCTGCCCCGACGGCTGTCTTGGTGGGGGAGGCCAACCTATTCCCACCAATGCCGACATCCGGCTCAAGCGTGCACAGTCCATCTACGAGGAGGACCGGCATAAACCAATCCGCAAGTCTCATGAGAACCCTGCAATCCAAGACTTGTATGCACGGTTCTTGGATCAGCCATTATCAGAGATGAGCCATCACCTGCTGCATACCACCTATACCAAGCGACAGGAATATCCGCTGGGTTAA
- a CDS encoding metallophosphoesterase family protein, producing MRILACADIHMGRKPAFAPSGHSSWDAIIEKAISLSVDAVVLVGDVVEQEQAWLSVYGPLLAGLKKLKDANIQVIGVGGNHDHNVFPRLSRDSDAIKLLGLGGTWEAFDIGCVRFLGWSFPDNHMKTNPLVSLNANLLEPSRLTLGLLHTDYGMAVSAYAPTQEQDFFRSNVELWMLGHIHKKGKVGNSEAYYCGSPYALDVNEMGQHGVYLIETEADLHFKTPVFVPLCPYRYETCPIDVTGIVDLDGLKSQLTGSIRFFAQNLHFEGSLYIKALFTGSLAPHLHLNEVMTIAYDEAVFLFEEQGAATYLLGRYEDQTDLKIDMQQLSEGSGADALLAKKLLDPEELMRYAKQYQNLHTQSFNSSAFSSLESTPLDLEAALLLAKQAGMQLLKAMVAQKEGEQ from the coding sequence ATGAGAATCCTTGCATGTGCAGATATCCATATGGGCAGAAAACCTGCATTCGCTCCCTCGGGTCATAGCAGTTGGGATGCCATTATCGAGAAAGCGATCAGCCTCAGTGTCGATGCCGTAGTTCTGGTCGGGGACGTGGTGGAGCAGGAACAGGCATGGCTTTCGGTCTACGGGCCGCTGCTTGCTGGTTTGAAAAAGCTAAAGGATGCCAACATCCAGGTCATCGGGGTAGGGGGGAATCACGACCACAACGTTTTCCCTCGGCTTAGTCGAGATAGTGATGCAATTAAGCTTCTCGGTCTCGGCGGAACATGGGAAGCGTTTGACATCGGATGTGTCCGTTTCCTTGGATGGTCCTTTCCCGACAATCATATGAAAACCAATCCCCTTGTATCATTGAATGCAAACCTCCTTGAACCTTCCCGTCTTACCTTGGGATTATTGCATACCGACTATGGTATGGCAGTTTCAGCCTATGCTCCGACCCAAGAACAGGACTTTTTTCGCAGCAACGTTGAGCTGTGGATGCTTGGCCACATTCACAAGAAAGGCAAAGTAGGCAATTCTGAAGCATATTACTGCGGTTCTCCCTACGCATTGGATGTAAATGAGATGGGCCAGCACGGCGTCTATCTCATTGAGACCGAAGCAGACTTGCACTTCAAGACTCCGGTTTTTGTTCCGCTCTGTCCCTATCGCTATGAAACCTGTCCCATTGATGTTACAGGCATTGTCGACCTCGATGGCCTGAAATCCCAGCTTACCGGTAGTATCCGCTTTTTTGCACAGAATCTCCATTTTGAAGGGTCGCTCTATATCAAGGCTCTGTTTACAGGATCACTTGCCCCCCATCTGCATCTCAATGAGGTTATGACCATCGCGTATGACGAGGCAGTATTTCTTTTTGAGGAACAGGGGGCGGCTACCTACCTGTTGGGTCGGTATGAAGACCAGACAGACCTAAAGATCGATATGCAGCAGCTTTCCGAGGGAAGTGGTGCCGATGCCTTGCTCGCCAAAAAGCTTCTCGACCCGGAAGAACTCATGCGGTATGCGAAACAATACCAGAATCTGCATACCCAAAGCTTCAACAGTTCAGCCTTCAGCAGTCTTGAGAGTACCCCCCTTGATTTGGAGGCTGCTCTGTTGCTGGCCAAGCAGGCGGGGATGCAGTTGCTTAAAGCAATGGTTGCCCAGAAGGAGGGAGAACAATAA
- a CDS encoding CPBP family intramembrane glutamic endopeptidase: MNRSLEGKPIAHAIFWIVLYIVIVNIGDALVGVSGITNLATSLLLTAFSTVLYRYSKKHFQPGFGSFCRADAKKALYYLPLIALAVLAYLGGIDTSLSPVDILVAILLMVNVGFLEEVLFRGYLLTAIASKKGNRRAILISGITFGFGHIVNLLRGYDASELATQIAGAIAIGLVLALLVVITKNLIPGILFHILFNIGGSITVQESSSETLLLLSIIVISVLYLLVLFRQFPKESVVTQS, translated from the coding sequence ATGAACCGTAGCTTGGAAGGAAAGCCCATCGCACATGCAATTTTTTGGATTGTTCTGTACATCGTCATAGTAAATATCGGAGACGCACTGGTGGGTGTGAGCGGCATTACGAACCTTGCAACCAGCCTGTTGCTCACCGCATTTTCGACAGTGTTGTATCGGTATTCAAAAAAGCATTTCCAGCCCGGGTTCGGTTCCTTTTGCAGAGCCGATGCCAAAAAAGCATTGTATTATCTTCCCCTCATCGCCCTAGCGGTGCTGGCTTACCTCGGAGGAATCGATACCTCTCTTTCACCTGTTGATATTCTGGTGGCGATCCTGTTGATGGTCAACGTAGGCTTTCTGGAAGAAGTCTTGTTTCGTGGATATCTTTTGACAGCCATTGCAAGCAAAAAGGGAAACCGAAGGGCAATACTGATCAGTGGTATCACCTTCGGGTTTGGACATATTGTCAATCTGCTGCGAGGCTACGACGCATCTGAGCTTGCTACCCAGATTGCGGGAGCCATCGCCATTGGCCTTGTCCTCGCGCTTTTAGTAGTCATCACCAAGAACCTCATCCCAGGCATTCTTTTTCATATTCTGTTCAATATCGGCGGAAGCATTACCGTACAAGAAAGCAGCAGTGAAACGCTACTGCTGCTGAGTATCATCGTAATTTCAGTTCTGTACCTGCTCGTTCTCTTTAGGCAGTTTCCAAAAGAGTCGGTTGTTACACAGTCTTAA
- a CDS encoding AAA family ATPase, with product MEKQHQFTSFSLFRAPGFPSHTFPDPPPFHSGLNVVYGPNGVGKTTLVRSLRSLLYATEQQKNVEAEATLVSGEQRWHLSLSQGKLVQKRLDTGEQTLLPGRNDEYAEAYWFPLHELLEKESSNSVFLQAIQKEMQGGIDLQQALHNAEGLSSFSNGRIQLAKRVKETYDAVAQARTELLVNATIKDEIRELEKELLRLPKLTQLLNHQKAVQAYLLQKAEQQTLHTRLDSYDQRLANLGEHTLDDVLALEKTLKQAKDTLSEVVHSIESDSQKLSDLHLSPAFQQNNDLLSMIAHRLDAIKDLEAQVRSAKKDAQAAQEALMTWEEQLAWLVAKAPEQTSLQTMVTKLTELMHACEPLRCNLALTEATYREAGEIVALDASEPEKLLELKTTLLLCIKTLAKLQSLQKTKPYQRWPLIVGASVLSVLGSILGLVFSPGLGFLGTALLAGFLLFITKKTTNEEYRSLKGLLDTYQGQLEKQKLSFGLDSFDLEGLSALLGTVVARISAVGQIALENEKRRNVKQAYEDAKHAHEAWLKAWNEASSELHLTGEPMLQGSQFFNFSSQLKDWLVLLSKVQQTSETFLDLQKELQAETSDLAVLCELPDEQRIDIRARASQLAENLRSAKNLQERLDALENQRKREQKKVEDAEANLQALYAKFELDLHDLQGLQMLQQNYGEYRGLLDQMRAVKLLLDGFSAEVGQRADETTYEYITQALQQTEQDIAYLQNVEVEKAKKQERFSMLCSDTKLEEALFAYETAKDALQQQRAKEVQQRMVSLFFEEIKQQTESTYVPQVLKRAGMWLLRITANRFSLGMGNGTFTALDTTLNRSFSLSELSSGTRVQVLFAVRMAFLEMLESGSEYHFPIFFDELMANSDDQRSMSIAQAIVEIAKDRQVFYCTAQMDEVIKLKEVAQGKLEVIRLEDEKRKYRLQESPFTAVKVERTPIIELVEDYQEYAKALGVCAPQLHEPVGGISSWFLCNESRELEQLLSRGFATAGQAERVGQPYQSRFELLAKAQALAIIGRPRVFTVHDASDENLKLNRSTTYYENLQVFLQEERRTGNDVLAAIENKSLKGFRDSAKDTLLTYMEEHAFSTADQMYPLSEILNRLCLDNPQMRVDSDEYGLVHRYLKSLDIEN from the coding sequence ATGGAAAAGCAACATCAGTTCACCTCTTTCTCGCTTTTTCGTGCACCCGGCTTTCCCAGTCATACATTTCCCGATCCTCCTCCATTTCATAGCGGCCTGAACGTTGTCTATGGACCCAACGGAGTTGGAAAAACTACCTTGGTCCGCTCTCTGCGTTCACTCTTGTACGCAACGGAACAGCAGAAAAACGTAGAAGCGGAGGCCACACTCGTATCAGGTGAACAACGTTGGCATCTGTCTCTTTCTCAAGGCAAACTCGTACAAAAACGGCTGGACACTGGGGAACAGACCCTCCTTCCCGGAAGAAACGATGAGTATGCAGAAGCCTATTGGTTTCCCCTGCACGAGCTGTTGGAAAAAGAAAGCTCCAACTCCGTATTTCTCCAAGCTATCCAAAAAGAGATGCAAGGAGGTATCGACTTACAACAAGCGTTACACAATGCAGAAGGCCTATCTTCTTTTTCCAATGGCCGTATCCAACTGGCCAAACGGGTAAAAGAGACCTACGATGCGGTTGCTCAGGCACGTACCGAGCTGTTGGTGAATGCCACTATAAAGGATGAAATCAGGGAGTTGGAAAAGGAATTGCTGCGGTTGCCGAAGCTGACCCAACTACTGAACCATCAGAAGGCTGTACAAGCATACCTGCTTCAGAAAGCAGAACAGCAGACATTACATACCCGCCTGGACTCCTATGACCAAAGACTCGCCAACCTAGGCGAACATACCTTGGATGATGTACTTGCTTTGGAAAAGACGCTAAAGCAGGCTAAGGACACACTGAGCGAGGTGGTGCACTCGATCGAATCCGATTCTCAAAAACTGAGCGATTTGCATCTCTCTCCGGCTTTCCAGCAAAACAATGACCTGCTCAGCATGATCGCACATCGACTCGATGCTATAAAGGATTTAGAGGCTCAGGTACGTTCGGCCAAAAAGGATGCACAAGCTGCACAAGAAGCTTTAATGACGTGGGAAGAACAACTTGCATGGCTGGTTGCAAAGGCTCCCGAGCAAACAAGTCTCCAAACCATGGTGACAAAGCTGACCGAGCTTATGCATGCCTGTGAACCCCTACGTTGCAATCTTGCCCTTACAGAGGCAACCTATCGTGAGGCAGGCGAGATAGTCGCCCTTGATGCATCTGAGCCGGAGAAGTTGCTGGAACTGAAAACAACCTTGCTGCTGTGCATCAAAACCCTGGCCAAGCTGCAATCACTACAAAAGACAAAGCCGTATCAACGATGGCCCCTGATAGTTGGGGCGAGTGTGCTTTCTGTTCTTGGATCGATTCTTGGGCTTGTATTTTCACCCGGGTTGGGATTTCTTGGTACAGCCTTGCTAGCTGGTTTCTTGCTTTTCATTACCAAGAAAACAACGAATGAAGAGTATCGTTCCCTGAAAGGCTTGCTAGATACCTATCAAGGGCAACTCGAAAAGCAAAAGCTTTCGTTTGGTCTGGACTCGTTCGATCTCGAAGGCCTATCGGCTCTGCTTGGAACCGTAGTTGCCCGAATTTCGGCCGTTGGACAGATTGCATTGGAGAATGAAAAGAGACGGAACGTAAAACAGGCGTATGAGGATGCAAAGCATGCCCATGAGGCATGGCTAAAAGCCTGGAATGAGGCAAGTAGTGAACTGCATCTCACCGGCGAACCTATGTTGCAAGGTTCCCAATTCTTCAATTTTTCCTCCCAGTTGAAAGATTGGCTGGTATTGTTAAGCAAAGTCCAACAAACTAGCGAAACTTTCCTAGACCTTCAGAAAGAACTGCAAGCTGAAACTTCAGATCTAGCAGTTCTCTGCGAGCTACCTGATGAACAGCGTATCGATATTCGTGCACGCGCTTCACAGCTTGCTGAAAACTTACGCAGTGCAAAGAATTTGCAAGAACGCTTGGACGCTTTGGAAAACCAACGCAAGCGTGAGCAGAAAAAGGTAGAGGACGCAGAGGCGAATCTCCAAGCTTTGTATGCAAAGTTCGAACTGGATTTGCACGATTTGCAGGGTCTGCAAATGCTCCAACAGAATTATGGCGAGTACCGCGGGCTTTTAGACCAGATGCGGGCTGTGAAACTTCTGCTCGATGGATTTTCAGCAGAGGTAGGGCAGCGTGCGGATGAGACAACCTACGAGTACATAACGCAAGCCTTGCAGCAAACAGAGCAGGACATTGCCTACTTGCAGAATGTTGAGGTGGAAAAGGCCAAGAAGCAGGAACGCTTTTCCATGCTCTGCTCCGATACCAAATTGGAGGAAGCTCTCTTTGCCTATGAGACGGCCAAGGATGCGTTACAACAGCAGAGGGCCAAGGAAGTCCAGCAACGCATGGTTTCACTGTTCTTTGAGGAAATTAAACAACAGACTGAATCTACGTATGTACCTCAGGTTCTCAAGCGTGCCGGTATGTGGCTACTGCGTATTACCGCAAACCGATTCTCCCTTGGTATGGGCAATGGAACGTTCACTGCCCTGGATACAACGCTGAATCGCAGTTTTTCTCTTTCCGAGCTTTCAAGTGGTACCCGTGTGCAAGTATTATTTGCAGTGAGGATGGCTTTTTTGGAAATGCTTGAAAGCGGCAGCGAGTACCATTTCCCTATATTCTTCGATGAGCTGATGGCCAATAGTGATGATCAGAGGTCGATGTCGATAGCCCAGGCAATTGTTGAGATTGCCAAGGACAGACAGGTGTTTTATTGCACCGCCCAAATGGATGAGGTAATAAAGCTCAAGGAAGTTGCACAAGGCAAACTGGAAGTGATCAGGTTGGAGGACGAGAAGCGTAAGTATCGCTTGCAGGAAAGTCCCTTTACCGCGGTAAAGGTTGAGCGTACACCGATTATCGAGCTGGTTGAGGATTATCAGGAGTATGCAAAAGCTCTTGGGGTTTGTGCTCCACAGCTTCATGAACCGGTCGGGGGTATATCCAGTTGGTTTCTCTGCAACGAGAGCCGTGAATTGGAACAGCTTCTTAGTCGAGGGTTTGCAACTGCCGGTCAAGCGGAGCGTGTAGGACAGCCTTACCAAAGTCGGTTTGAACTCTTGGCTAAAGCCCAGGCTTTGGCAATCATCGGAAGACCCAGGGTGTTTACCGTGCATGATGCCTCTGATGAGAATCTGAAACTGAACCGCAGCACCACCTACTATGAGAATCTGCAGGTATTTCTCCAAGAAGAGCGCAGAACCGGTAATGACGTACTGGCGGCTATCGAGAATAAGTCGTTGAAGGGTTTCAGGGACAGTGCAAAGGATACCCTGCTAACCTACATGGAAGAACATGCATTCTCTACCGCTGACCAGATGTATCCTCTATCTGAGATTTTGAATCGGCTCTGTTTGGACAACCCACAAATGCGAGTGGATAGTGATGAGTATGGTCTTGTACATCGGTACCTGAAGAGTCTGGATATCGAGAATTAA
- a CDS encoding NAD(P)-dependent alcohol dehydrogenase — translation MKAAVYESYGPPSVVHLSEVPIPVCKDDQVLVQIGASAVNSADVRIRSLDVAGPLKMIMRLVLGWRKPRQPILGTVFAGTVVAKGPSVKAFQIGDRLFGCTPGLSLGCHAHYVCVPIKAAIAKSPEHATDLEAVSLVFGGTTALSFLDRVPSKAGTTLLVYGASGAVGCMAVQVAKLLGFHVTACASEKNRAAVLSLGPDAFLAYTNEELDRCTTRFAVIFDAVGKLTAAQKRRYLISKGRFLTVGGSRVAKETKEQLQQLSRWFDESKLHPMIDSTYGLSEIVAAHTRADTKHKVGSVVVVMDNRP, via the coding sequence ATGAAAGCAGCAGTGTATGAATCGTACGGCCCTCCTAGTGTGGTACATCTTTCAGAAGTACCCATTCCCGTTTGCAAAGACGACCAGGTGTTGGTACAAATCGGTGCATCGGCAGTGAACTCGGCTGATGTGCGGATACGGTCCTTGGATGTAGCCGGCCCTTTGAAAATGATCATGCGTCTGGTTTTGGGTTGGAGAAAACCCAGACAACCGATTCTGGGTACTGTATTTGCAGGTACTGTCGTAGCAAAAGGCCCTTCGGTCAAAGCGTTTCAGATTGGAGACCGACTCTTCGGTTGTACCCCCGGCCTTAGCTTAGGATGTCATGCACACTATGTGTGTGTCCCCATCAAAGCAGCAATTGCCAAGAGTCCTGAGCATGCTACTGATTTAGAGGCAGTGTCCCTGGTTTTCGGCGGTACGACGGCCCTTTCTTTTTTGGATAGAGTGCCGTCGAAGGCTGGAACAACACTGCTGGTATATGGGGCTTCAGGTGCTGTAGGTTGCATGGCAGTGCAAGTAGCAAAGCTTTTAGGATTCCATGTCACTGCTTGTGCCAGTGAAAAGAACCGCGCGGCAGTGCTTTCTTTGGGACCGGATGCGTTCTTGGCCTATACCAATGAGGAGCTCGATAGGTGTACCACTCGCTTTGCTGTTATCTTTGATGCAGTAGGAAAACTTACTGCTGCCCAGAAAAGACGGTACTTGATCAGCAAGGGGAGATTCTTGACGGTAGGGGGAAGCCGCGTCGCCAAGGAGACCAAAGAGCAATTGCAGCAACTGAGCCGATGGTTTGATGAAAGTAAGTTGCACCCGATGATCGACAGCACCTATGGGTTGTCAGAAATTGTAGCAGCTCACACGAGAGCCGACACCAAACACAAAGTAGGTAGCGTCGTAGTGGTGATGGATAATCGTCCATAA